From the genome of Adhaeribacter pallidiroseus:
ACGGGTACCGATTCTGGGTTTAAATTGGGCGGTTTTGGTGCGGGTTTATCCAGAAAAATGCGAGGCTGGGAGAGCGTTTTATAACCTACCCAATAAATCAGGAAAACAACTCCGAAGTAATGCAGGTGGTATTTATAGATTATGGTTAAACCCGGCAGACCCCATTTTTGGGCATAAAAAGCTACCGCCGACATAAACAAGATGCCTAACACCGCATATATAAACTGCCGCAGCCATTGTAACCGGATTTGCTCCACCTCCGAAAAGGTATTTTCAATTTTGCGCCGGTATTTTTTCAATTCTCGTAGCGAAAAAATTAAATAGAGAAGAATCAGTAATAAAGTTATCTGCCCTAGAAAGCCAAAATCGTCTTTGCGCGCCAATTCAAAATCGGTGAGGTAAGCTATTTTTTCGGCCTTAGATTTTAAAAAATAGGGCAACAAGTAAACGAGCGTAACTAAAAACGGTATAAAATGGATGCCATCCAATGGTTTAAACCGGGGACGTTTAGCGGTAAGCTTCTGAATAAACAGGTAAATAAACGGCGCAAACAAGGTCGGGAGAAGCCAACCAATTTTGCTCAAATGCGGAAATGCCAGAAAAAATGCGCGGGTATCAAAGGCCACCAGCACCGATTGCGCTGATATGAGCAATATAAGCGCCGCTAATAACTTATTAGCTAACGGATTGGCTTTGCGGGTAGCCAGCAGAAAAGCCAGGCACAAACCCTGCAACGCACCTCCCACCAAAATATATTGAACTGCCTGAACAGACATAAACCAAACACTT
Proteins encoded in this window:
- a CDS encoding helix-turn-helix domain-containing protein, producing MSVQAVQYILVGGALQGLCLAFLLATRKANPLANKLLAALILLISAQSVLVAFDTRAFFLAFPHLSKIGWLLPTLFAPFIYLFIQKLTAKRPRFKPLDGIHFIPFLVTLVYLLPYFLKSKAEKIAYLTDFELARKDDFGFLGQITLLLILLYLIFSLRELKKYRRKIENTFSEVEQIRLQWLRQFIYAVLGILFMSAVAFYAQKWGLPGLTIIYKYHLHYFGVVFLIYWVGYKTLSQPRIFLDKPAPKPPNLNPESVPVLITQTATEEPAIALPPATAINSKYQKSVLKPEDSQLYLDQLLEFMEQEKPYRQSNLTIQELADTMQIPKHHLSRVINERLGKNFYDFINQYRVAEAQLLLVNPKYRHLTNLAVAEEAGFNSKATFNAVFKKQTGQTPSEYVKNQAQTRLNLAD